Proteins found in one Plasmodium sp. gorilla clade G2 genome assembly, chromosome: 14 genomic segment:
- a CDS encoding proteasome subunit alpha type-1, putative — protein MYRNLYDTDNIIYSPEGRLYQVEYASEAIKQGTCAVAIKSKDYVVVSGLKKCLSKLSFPQDKIFKIDDYIGISMSGITSDAKVLTKFMQNECLSHKLLYNEDINIETLVRSVADKYQKNTQKSSKRAFGVGLMIVAYHNEPCIFETRPNGSYFEYNALAFGARSHASKTYLEKNLNLFEDSSLEELILHCLKALKCSLSSESELTMFNTALAVVGKNHPWQEFSPVQLEEYISKVKTDAEQEAVQENEGNEDNVQNETNE, from the exons atgtatcgaaatttatatgatacaGACAATATAATTTACTCCCCAGAAg GAAGATTGTATCAAGTAGAATATGCAAGTGAAGCAATAAAACAAGGAACATGTGCAGTAGCTATAAAGTCAAAAGATTATGTG GTTGTGAGTGGATTGAAGAAATGCTTAAGTAAATTATCTTTTCCTCAAGATAAGATATTTAAAATTGATGATTATATTGGTATTAGTATGAGTGGAATTACTTCTGATGCTAAGGTTTTAACAAAATTTATGCAAAATGAATGTTTATCTCAtaaattgttatataatgaggatataaatattgaaaCCTTAGTAAGAAGTGTAGCAGATAAATATCAGAAGAATACACAAAAGAGTAGTAAGAGAGCATTTGGAGTAGGGTTAATGATAGTTGCTTATCATAATGAACCATGTATATTTGAAACAAGACCAAATGGAtcttattttgaatataatgCTTTAGCATTTGGTGCAAGATCTCATGCTTCAAAAActtatttagaaaaaaatctTAATTTATTTGAAGATAGTTCTTTAGAAGAATTAATATTACATTGTTTAAAAGCATTAAAATGTTCTCTTTCAAGTGAATCTGAATTAACAATGTTTAATACAGCTTTGGCTGTTGTAGGTAAAAATCATCCATGGCAAGAATTTTCTCCTGTACAATTAGAGGAGTATATATCAAAAGTTAAAACGGACGCTGAACAGGAAGCAGTTCAAGAAAATGAAGGAAATGAAGACAATGTGCAAAATGAAACAAacgaataa
- a CDS encoding trailer hitch homolog, putative, whose protein sequence is MSSVSTLPYIGSKISLISNSEIRYEGILYTINTHESTVALQNVRSFGTEGRRQPDIAPSNEVYDFIIFRGKDIKDVTVSETGKNIPDDPAIVSMNIAPSSKNNITDNLNYNNNMNINKSLKVNNNLISSNDRNMNNRRYYNNRQNYNFHYNNRNYNNNNNNNNNNNNNNNYKYRNYRNYERQNYIIGELQSQLNPALKNKFSPDFDFNTNNMKFDKNNILDEKNREDSSAMNNHMQVGGYDKNSSFFDNISCETLDKKQGIDERVDREKLRMLDVDTFGIAAAHYRTNMHNRNHNRNKMRNNRNNKMMGNFNYNYFNRNQNPFNRYPAY, encoded by the coding sequence aTGTCATCTGTGTCAACCTTACCATATATTGGAAGTAAAATTTCCCTAATTTCCAACTCTGAAATTAGATATGaaggaatattatatacaataaatacTCATGAATCTACTGTTGCCTTACAGAATGTTCGTTCTTTTGGTACTGAGGGTAGAAGACAACCAGACATTGCTCCATCTAATGAAGTATACGactttataatatttcgAGGAAAAGATATTAAGGATGTCACTGTAAGTGAAACAGGAAAAAATATCCCAGATGATCCAGCTATTGTTTCTATGAATATAGCACCTAGTtctaagaataatataacagataacttaaattataataataatatgaatattaataaatctttaaaggtaaataataatttaatatcatCCAATGATagaaatatgaacaataggagatattataataatagacagaattataatttccattataataatagaaattataacaacaacaataataataataacaataataataataataataattacaaatATAGAAATTATAGAAATTATGAAAGACAGAATTATATTATAGGGGAATTACAATCACAGCTAAATCCTGCTCTCAAAAATAAGTTTAGCCCCGATTTTGATTTTAATACTAATAATATGAagtttgataaaaataatatattagatgaaaaaaatagagAAGATTCTAGTGCAATGAATAATCATATGCAAGTTGGTggttatgataaaaattcaAGTTTCTTTGATAATATAAGTTGTGAAACCTTAGATAAAAAACAAGGAATTGATGAAAGAGTTGACAGAGAAAAGTTAAGAATGCTAGATGTGGACACATTTGGAATAGCAGCTGCACATTATAGGACTAATATGCATAATAGAAATCATAACAGAAATAAAATGAGAAATAAtcgaaataataaaatgatgggaaactttaattataattattttaacaGAAATCAAAATCCTTTTAATAGATATCCAGCATATTAG
- a CDS encoding protein kinase, putative has product MDYFFNNQFDKKDIQDTFLNILHEKLKEYIQSGILSNCTYYKYEIEKCPKEQIKINTNLINNFNEKFLLNILKINNNLKIYYDIKYNIIHSLLLKQYNKNKVIFNKNGHNIIKNLYKIKKKCTSYFINEFLIIKCIHNTQFGNIYYCKNIFNNKKYCMKLFYLIPCLKYNCPYYINDQVFMTNYFYKILNEIFFLIYLKNKNIVHIEKIFWDNKKKIICIFLQYIKYQSMYFKKKVGFYSIYKKENNKKIYILEKNNKNKFLQIQLYSENFIKELFLHIYKTLISLLKKNAAYHDLKPDNILLNKKILHEIITCTVQVKNKRKIKNTKQKEITKKSNIEIVDVEYNIQKNLTNISKKRARNDNNNDIINLYNKNIFGRRKKEEDKENEQKLKKKKNTKVHFYPYYKIDLESIKKNKIKYIYNVKLNKCLEYDGNFKTIFFMKNNLRNICFFSSYDSTVHIQMFVKKNKNISHQNSDQNKLDEQKSNYNNDKKNEVQHMYNIQREYITTHNMHNNYQINKIRNMSIFKCTPKKYIRFLKFYWIYLNKEDLKKQNVDSFLIYLDLYFINKYLNKKFNSNNILGLKQYQNQKVKKHHSQIQIQNKIEHDINKKLYNNNNNENEFNMNKDFFKLIDFDTCSFISQNCNNPGTNIFSPYEALFNVTNKDINYYKKLSYNFGSVLYTFVYGKSPYYGKDIFEIFQNMQKRLKFPKYRKINKDLRNLLRKLLKKNQDERIQFKKIIRHKWFVNK; this is encoded by the exons AtggattatttttttaataatcaatttgataaaaaagatatacaagatacttttttaaatattttacacgagaaattaaaagaatatatacaatCAGGCATTCTTTCAAAttgtacatattataaatatgaaatagaaaaatgtccaaaagaacaaattaaaataaacacaaacttaattaataattttaatgaaaagtttcttttaaatatattaaaaattaataataatttaaaaatatattacgaCATAAAGTACAACATTATTCACAGCCTCTtattaaaacaatataataaaaataaagttatatttaataagaatggacataatattataaaaaatttatataaaattaaaaaaaaatgtacgtcatattttataaacgAATTTCTTATAATCAAATGTATACATAACACACAATTTGGTAACATTTAttattgtaaaaatatttttaacaacaaaaaatattgtatgaaacttttttatttaatccCATGTTTAAAATACAACTGTCCATATTACATAAATGATCAAGTATTTATGACCaactatttttataaaattttaaacgaaatcttctttttaatttacttgaaaaataaaaatattgttcatattgaaaaaatattttgggataataaaaaaaaaatcatatgtatattcttgcaatatattaaatatcagtccatgtattttaaaaaaaaagttggATTCTAttctatttataaaaaagaaaataacaaaaaaatatatatattagaaaaaaataacaaaaataaatttctgcaaatacaattatattctgaaaattttatcaaagaattatttttacacatatataaaacctTAATTTCTctactaaaaaaaaatgctgCTTACCATGATTTAAAACCTGATAATATActtttaaacaaaaaaattcttCATGAAATTATTACCTGCACTGTTCAGgtcaaaaataaaagaaaaattaaaaatacaaaacaGAAAGAAATTACCAAAAAAAGCAATATTGAAATTGTTGATGttgaatataatattcaaaaaaatttaacaaatatatcGAAAAAGAGAGCTAGAAATGATAACAATAATGacataattaatttatacaacaaaaatatttttggaagaaggaaaaaagaagaagataaagaaaatgaacaaaagttaaaaaaaaaaaaaaatacaaaagttCATTTTTATCCTTATTACAAAATTGATTTAGAGagtattaaaaagaataaaataaaatatatttataatgtcAAGTTAAATAAATGTCTTGAATATGATGGAAACTTCAAGACAATATTctttatgaaaaataatttaagaaatatatgttttttttcatcatacgATTCCACTGTACATATTCAAAtgtttgttaaaaaaaataaaaatatatcccATCAAAATTCAGATCAAAATAAGTTGGATGAACAAAAgagtaattataataatgataaaaaaaatgaggtgcaacatatgtataatattcaaagggaatatataacaacacataatatgcataataattaccaaataaacaaaataagaaatatgtctatttttaaatgtacaccaaaaaagtatattagatttttaaaattttattggATATActtaaataaagaagatttgaaaaaacaaaatgtagattcttttttaatttatttggatttatattttataaacaaatatttgaataaaaaatttaattctaataatatattaggcTTAAAGCAATATCAAAAccaaaaagtaaaaaaacaTCATAGTCAAATACAAATACAAAACAAAATAGAacatgatataaataaaaaattatataataataacaataatgagaatgaatttaatatgaataaagatttttttaaattaattgaTTTTGACACATGCTCTTTTATTTCTCAAAATTGTAATAATCCAGGTACTAATATATTTAGTCCCTATGAAGCTTTATTTAATGTTACAAATAAGgacataaattattataaaaagttatcatataattttggATCAGTTTTGTATACATTTGTATATGGAAAATCACCATACta tggtaaggatatatttgaaatttttcaaaatatgcAAAAGAGGCTAAAATTTccaaaatatagaaaaataaataaggatTTAAGAAATTTACTCag AAAGCTATTAAAGAAAAACCAAGATGAAAGAATacaattcaaaaaaataattagaCATAAATGGTTTGTAAATAAGtga
- a CDS encoding splicing factor 3A subunit 1, putative, with amino-acid sequence MLHISVERSLFDDHVDVNDKEVLQKRYNFLEKEMIVPPNNIKTIIDKTATFVKKNGKNFEQKIFREKEKQFGFISPTHPYFYYYQYKLHGLFLDIEEKEELIPHVIKEIKKREDANKYTNNEHILKICDFIKEDEKEEKKNIIYSIDDIKNKDKLENNNNLKIQIQEDIYSLISPFITSLDIDLIKTTALFVARNGKSFLNGLIEREKNNSQYDFLRANNLYFNYFSKLIDIYLKCLLPNDDVLDKIKKYANNKSNILNYSYHLYSHNRKKKEEEERKLEEKNNSDTYYDWNNFSIVETINFDDNLSNLPCSIDFNNVENYVISELFDTDKIYTNEEKLNNISYHEKNVFKTIDQEELYEDQMGEDNKYDDNYNDTYNSSYDNNSKAYETSNNFQNNEYEYKNIHDSDDSENDSAECVIEYSNSHKNELNNDILTKDKLLNNNIENNKNEENIVVIPNYGKSRKHKLLKDKMHKCPLTNQPVDISDMSKHLKTLLLDPQWKEQKDKLYERAKKESSFMPLEDIEGNLSLFVIKRPDLFGSIDEEINDHSTNENKKNSQINQTTNANDVYSYIQTIYTKILPGPAMDHISQNDTPLTNNNIPLNKKVKRN; translated from the coding sequence ATGCTGCATATCAGTGTTGAAAGAAGCCTATTTGATGACCATGTGGATGTAAATGATAAAGAAGTCTTGCAGAAGAGATACAATTTTTTAGAGAAAGAAATGATCGTACCtccaaataatattaaaactaTTATTGATAAAACCGCTAcgtttgttaaaaaaaatggaaagaaTTTTGAACAGAAAATATTTagggaaaaagaaaaacagtTTGGTTTTATTAGTCCTACACatccttatttttattattatcaatataaatTACACGGGTTATTTTTAGATATTGAAGAAAAGGAGGAATTAATCCCACATGttattaaagaaataaaaaaaagagaagatGCCAATAAATATACTAATAATgaacatattttaaaaatatgtgattttataaaagaagatgaaaaagaagaaaagaaaaatattatatattctatagatgatataaaaaataaagataaattagaaaataacaataatttaaaaattcaaattcaagaagatatatattcattaatatCCCCATTTATTACATCTCTAGATattgatttaataaaaacaacTGCTTTATTTGTAGCAAGAAATGGAAAATCCTTTTTAAATGGATTAAtagaaagagaaaaaaataatagccaatatgattttttaagagctaataatttatattttaattatttttcaaaattaaTAGATATCTATTTAAAATGCTTATTACCAAATGATGATGTgttagataaaataaaaaaatatgcaaataataaaagtaatatcttaaattattcatatcatttatatagtcataatagaaaaaaaaaggaagaagaAGAACGGAAacttgaagaaaaaaataattcagaCACATATTATGATTGGAACAATTTTTCTATTGTCGAAACTATTAATTTTGACGACAATCTAAGTAATTTACCTTGCTCTATTGATTTTAATAATGTCGAAAATTATGTAATAAGTGAATTGTTTGATACAGATAAGATTTAtacaaatgaagaaaaattaaataatatttcttatcacgaaaaaaatgtttttaagACTATAGATCAAGAGGAGTTATATGAAGATCAAATGGGagaagataataaatatgatgataattataatgatacatataacagttcatatgataataattctaAAGCATATGAAACATCTAACAATTTTCAAAATAACGAATAtgaatacaaaaatatacatgATAGTGATGATTCAGAAAATGACAGCGCAGAATGTGTAATTGAATATTCTAATTCACATAAGAATGAactaaataatgatatattaactaaagataaattattaaataataatatagaaaataataagaacgAAGAAAATATTGTTGTTATACCAAATTATGGAAAAAGTCGAAAACATAAATTGCTTAAAGATAAAATGCATAAATGTCCATTAACAAATCAACCAGTAGATATTAGTGATATGTCTAAACATTTgaaaacattattattagatcCACAATGGAAAGAACAAAAggataaattatatgaaagaGCAAAAAAAGAATCATCTTTTATGCCTTTAGAAGATATAGAAGGAAATCTATCACTTTTTGTTATTAAAAGACCTGATCTTTTTGGATCTATTGATGAAGAAATTAATGATCATTcaacaaatgaaaataaaaaaaattctcaAATTAATCAAACAACAAATGCAAATGATGTATATAGTTATATTCAAactatatatacaaaaattttACCAGGACCTGCTATGGACCATATTTCACAAAATGACACACCATtaactaataataatatacctttaaataaaaaagtaaaacgaaattaa
- a CDS encoding mediator complex subunit 31, putative, producing MGINQKNYNVSNIIDDNEKVIFNKNYRESLFENKLRFECELEFLQSLCNIDYIKHLYDNKYFNDYNFISYLKYLNYWRNKPYIFYVHFPICLYVLEILNNNKTNIYFNHANSFQNFIYYMKLHWLYFNYQV from the coding sequence atgggaataaaccaaaaaaattacaatgtGAGTAATATTATAGATGATAATGAGAAAgtaatttttaataagaaTTATAGAGAGAGCttatttgaaaataaattaaggTTTGAATGCGAACTAGAATTTTTACAATCATTATGTAATatagattatataaaacatttatatgataataaatattttaatgattataattttataagttatttgaaatatttaaattattggAGAAATAAAccgtatatattttatgtacattttcctatatgtttatatgtattagaaatattaaataataataaaacaaatatatattttaatcatGCAAATTCAtttcaaaattttatttattatatgaagcTTCATtggttatattttaattaccAAGTATag